One genomic window of Fusarium fujikuroi IMI 58289 draft genome, chromosome FFUJ_chr01 includes the following:
- a CDS encoding related to DNA repair protein rad8, which produces MPPKRTDFIPAGCIPIKRTEIKLDSDWFSDELREWRAFGSLSKETGETDSEDDEPFLPDNLEIALTRIGTLRTCIKLFRASWAKLQFSIQNKDSDNGFLRVYLLPDDVLRGTVDRSNQSLLRARNDDVLGQLNYSQEAWAGNSNAIWLDKPLLHEAVVQNEHLNEGMSLLQLFNKIPSPTPRINSIEETYSKSAMCDILDGQVPGLKSELYPYQRRSAAMMLQKEVQPEQVLDPRLLHVKDQEGGSWYIDTVAGTVLREPRYYDGVSGGILAEEMGAGKTIICLALILATKGLPTQPPEYVCAEKTPVRKRLAPLAEMAASCATRNAVPWRPYFDIYKTKLGDEYERCIAALERNPGYYSIQSSEKRRVTRCCTGTEFKKTRLYLSNGSIVVVPPNLLMQWKQEISKHTDGLEVLVVTRDQPLPNAEDLLKFDLILFTQTRLEYLLRQEGGLEQSPLSKVHFKRCIVDEGHKLGHSKMSSKSNLLLVLDALHFSARWIVTGTPSQGLYGVDAQTKTPQFVTQPEEGGSVATCNTSRSSILEMERRDLERIGIMAALYLRARPWANTTLDVGDTEADWAAYLLLPKHKKKSKGRWDCLRAILNSLIIRHQIAEVNSLFPPVNEKLVVLEGSYQDRMSLNIFSMMIIFNSVQSQRADMDYFFHNKQRKALLQIVHNLKQASFFGGSFYSQRDIENAVRTAEDFLAEKKVPTSDQDRELLEQAIKFGHVVSDNKLKTLSNAFHEMPLSVHGLPHSVSASWSLDQEAGDHICSSSSMLVALQKLIYKSASKPEELNSLLNGRLIQEGVDSRMRMLAFDETTTNSQTLAGNTKLGDDKHRITNAHGVSDVKVEVEATADGALGPLETVKITSTVSAKLSYLIDSVLRYQENEKILIFYENDNVAWYLAGVLEVLQVQHLIYAKGLTVQRRSQYVNTFNHNDDFRVLLMDISQAAFGLDMRVASRIYFISPVLNPQVEAQAIGRARRISQQKPVFVETLVLRNSIDEVILERKEHMTQAEHRRVQSILDDGQIYEWIKNARITPLPRGDFSKEDQMSPLDSPQYVFRRGFGRTMHPDEGLVLDETPRSDGRVLRPLEMANGKNRTTQFGAATLVRDQSQQKDSSSNTSDLAARPSKRVRFG; this is translated from the exons ATGCCACCAAAAAGAACAGATTTCATACCCGCTGGGTGTATACCAATCAAGAGAACAGAAATCAAACTAGATTCAGACTGGTTCTCGGATGAACTTCGAGAATGGAGGGCCTTCGGCTCTTTATCGAAAGAAACAGGCGAAACAGATTCAGAGGATGACGAACCCTTCCTCCCAGATAACCTAGAAATTGCTTTGACTCGTATAGGGACACTCCGAACGTGTATCAAACTTTTCCGGGCATCCTGGGCAAAACTTCAATTCAGCATTCAAAACAAAGATTCCGATAATGGGTTTCTCAGGGTTTATCTGCTGCCTGATGATGTCCTCCGTGGCACGGTGGACCGCTCCAACCAGTCTCTATTGAGAGCAAGAAATGATGATGTCCTTGGTCAATTAAACTACTCACAAGAAGCATGGGCTGGAAATTCAAACGCAATATGGTTAGATAAGCCACTCCTCCACGAAGCTGTTGTCCAGAACGAACATCTAAATGAAGGCATGTCGCTATTGCAGCTTTTCAACAAAATTCCATCACCTACGCCTAGAATCAACAGCATCGAGGAGACTTACTCAAAGTCTGCCATGTGTGATATCCTGGACGGCCAAGTTCCAGGACTGAAGTCGGAGCTGTATCCGTATCAGCGGAGGTCAGCGGCCATGATGCTACAAAAAGAGGTCCAGCCCGAGCAAGTGCTTGACCCGCGTCTACTCCACgtcaaagaccaagaaggaggatcaTGGTACATTGATACTGTGGCTGGTACGGTACTCAGGGAGCCACGATACTATGATGGGGTTTCTGGCGGCATCCTTGCTGAAGAGATGGGCGCTGGAAAGACTATCATTTGTCTCGCGCTCATTCTCGCAACAAAAGGACTGCCCACTCAACCACCCGAGTATGTTTGTGCTGAGAAAACCCCAGTCAGGAAGCGCCTGGCTCCTTTGGCTGAAATGGCTGCGTCTTGTGCCACAAGGAATGCAGTCCCCTGGCGTCCCTATTTCGACATTTACAAGACCAAGTTAGGGGACGAGTATGAGAGATGCATTGCAGCACTAGAAAGAAACCCAGGGTACTACTCTATCCAGTCATCTGAAAAGCGACGGGTTACTAGATGCTGTACCGGAACTGAGTTCAAAAAGACGCGGCTCTACCTTAGTAATGGGAGTATTGTGGTTGTACCCCCCAATTTATTGATGCAGTGGAAGCAAGAGATCAGCAAGCATACCGATGGCCTGGAGGTTCTAGTTGTGACGCGAGATCAGCCACTACCGAATGCAGAAGACTTGCTGAAATTCGATCTCATTCTATTCACTCAGACAAGGTTGGAGTATCTACTTCGACAAGAGGGTGGACTTGAACAATCTCCACTGTCCAAGGTCCATTTCAAGCGATGCATTGTCGATGAGGGACACAAGCTTGGGCATTCGAAGATGAGTAGTAAGAGCAATCTGCTTCTCGTCCTGGATGCTTTGCATTTCTCTGCGCGGTGGATTGTGACAGGAACTCCATCCCAAGGCTTGTATGGAGTCGACGCGCAAACAAAAACACCACAATTTGTAACACAACCTGAAGAGGGTGGTTCAGTGGCGACCTGCAACACATCCAGAAGCTCTATTCTAGAAATGGAGAGAAGGGATCTGGAAAGGATTGGTATTATGGCAGCGCTCTATCTGAGAGCACGACCATGGGCGAACACAACACTGGACGTTGGTGACACTGAGGCGGACTGGGCTGCTTACTTGCTACTTCCGAAACataaaaagaagagcaaaggcCGCTGGGACTGCTTGAGAGCGATTCTCaactctctcatcatcaggcACCAGATCGCAGAGGTCAATAGTCTATTCCCACCTGTCAACGAGAAGCTCGTTGTATTGGAGGGTTCGTACCAGGACCGGATGTcgctcaacatcttctccatgatgatcatcttcaactcggTTCAATCCCAACGAGCCGATATGGATTACTTTTTCCACAACAAACAGCGaaaggctcttcttcagattGTGCACAACCTGAAGCAGGCGAGCTTCTTTGGAGGATCGTTCTATTCTCAGCGAGATATTGAAAATGCTGTCCGAACCGCTGAAGATTTTCTTGCGGAGAAAAAAGTACCCACCAGTgaccaagatcgagaacTCCTTGAGCAAGCGATTAAGTTTGGGCATGTTGTTTCcgacaacaagctcaagactCTTAGCAATGCGTTTCACGAGATGCCGCTCAGCGTCCACGGTTTACCGCACAGTGTCAGTGCATCTTGGTCACTCGACCAAGAAGCTGGGGACCACATATGCAGCTCGTCATCCATGTTGGTGGCACTTCAGAAACTCATCTACAAATCAGCATCAAAACCCGAGGAGCTGAATTCTCTATTGAATGGCCGGTTGATTCAAGAAGGTGTCGATTCGAGAATGCGCATGCTCGCATTTGACGAGACAACAACCAACTCCCAAACCTTGGCCGGTAATACGAAACTGGGAGACGACAAACACCGAATCACTAATGCTCATGGCGTTAGTGATGTGAAAGTGGAAGTCGAAGCAACCGCTGATGGTGCACTTGGACCATTGGAAACAGTCAAGATCACATCCACGGTATCAGCCAAACTGTCATACCTGATTGATAGCGTTCTCAGATATCAGGAAAATGAGAAGATACTTATCTTCTACGAAAATGACAATGTCGCATGGTATTTAGCCGGTGTGCTGGAAGTT CTTCAAGTTCAACATCTAATCTATGCCAAAGGACTGACCGTACAGAGAAGATCACAATACGTCAACACTTTCAATCACAATGATGATTTCAG AGTTCTGCTCATGGACATCTCACAGGCAGCTTTCGGCCTAGACATGAGAGTTGCGTCACGGATCTACTTTATCAGCCCAGTCCTAAACCCTCAAGTTGAAGCGCAGGCAATTGGCCGTGCGCGAAGGATCAGCCAGCAAAAACCAGTATTTGTCGAGACTCTGGTGCTAAGAAACAGTATAGACGAGGTCATCTTAGAACGCAAAGAACACATGACGCAGGCTGAACACCGCCGAGTTCAGTCCATTCTAGATGATGGCCAAATTTACGAATGGATCAAGAATGCCCGGATCACGCCATTGCCGAGGGGCGATTTTAGTAAAGAGGACCAGATGTCACCTCTGGATTCACCGCAATACGTGTTCAGAAGAGGATTTGGGAGGACTATGCACCCCGATGAAGGCTTGGTACTGGACGAGACTCCAAGGTCTGATGGGAGAGTGCTGAGGCCTCTCGAGATGGCGAATGGGAAGAATCGAACGACACAGTTTGGTGCAGCCACACTCGTTCGAGATCAGAGTCAACAAAAAGACTCGTCATCTAACACAAGCGATCTCGCCGCGCGGCCATCGAAGAGAGTGCGATTCGGGTGA